A single genomic interval of Caballeronia sp. NK8 harbors:
- a CDS encoding MFS transporter — protein sequence MNWYREVSTAEKRTLWGCFAGWALDGVDTQLFSLVIPTLIATWGIGKGQAGLIGGATLVAGALGGLFAGVLSDRIGRVKALQITVLWFSLFTFLSAFAQNFEQLLVLKSLQGLGFGGEWTAGAVLLSETIRAKHRGKAMGIVQSAWGFGWAGAVLLYMIVYSWVSPDWAWRVLFAIGLIPALLVVYMRRNIEEPPREAKSGEPDHAQRQGAFAILAGIFHPSVLRTTIVGGLIGLGAHGGYHAITTWLPTYLKTERHLSVLGTGGYLAVVITAFIVGCFVSAWLQDKIGRRKNVILFAICCAVTVNIYVFLPIGDLAMLILSFPLGLFSAGIPATLGALFNELYPQGVRGTGVGFCYNFGRVVSAVFPVLVGHMGNSMPLGQALGIDAGIAYGLVVVAALLLPETRGRRIATAPAQASS from the coding sequence ATGAATTGGTACCGTGAAGTTTCCACGGCGGAAAAACGCACGCTATGGGGCTGCTTCGCAGGCTGGGCGCTCGATGGCGTCGACACGCAATTGTTCAGCCTGGTGATTCCGACGCTCATCGCGACGTGGGGCATCGGCAAGGGACAAGCGGGGCTGATCGGCGGGGCGACGCTCGTCGCGGGCGCGCTGGGCGGGCTCTTTGCGGGCGTGCTGTCCGATCGCATCGGGCGCGTGAAAGCGCTGCAAATAACCGTGCTCTGGTTCTCGCTTTTCACGTTTCTCAGCGCCTTTGCGCAGAATTTCGAACAGTTGCTCGTGCTCAAATCGCTGCAGGGACTCGGCTTCGGCGGTGAATGGACCGCGGGCGCCGTATTGCTCAGCGAGACCATTCGCGCGAAACATCGCGGCAAGGCCATGGGCATCGTGCAAAGCGCATGGGGCTTCGGCTGGGCCGGCGCGGTGCTGCTCTACATGATCGTGTATTCGTGGGTCTCCCCGGACTGGGCCTGGCGCGTGCTGTTCGCCATCGGTCTGATTCCCGCGCTGCTCGTCGTCTATATGCGCCGCAATATCGAAGAGCCGCCGCGTGAAGCGAAGTCCGGCGAGCCGGATCACGCGCAACGTCAGGGCGCGTTCGCGATCCTCGCCGGCATCTTTCATCCTTCGGTGCTGCGCACGACGATCGTCGGCGGCCTGATCGGACTCGGCGCGCATGGCGGTTATCACGCGATCACGACGTGGCTGCCCACCTACCTCAAAACGGAACGTCATTTATCGGTGCTCGGCACGGGCGGTTATCTGGCCGTGGTGATCACCGCGTTCATCGTCGGATGCTTTGTCAGCGCATGGCTGCAGGACAAGATCGGCCGCCGCAAGAATGTGATCCTCTTCGCGATCTGCTGCGCGGTCACGGTCAATATCTATGTGTTCCTGCCCATCGGCGATCTCGCGATGCTCATTCTGAGCTTTCCGCTCGGCCTCTTTTCGGCCGGCATTCCCGCGACGCTCGGCGCCCTTTTTAACGAGCTTTATCCGCAAGGCGTGCGCGGCACGGGCGTCGGCTTCTGCTACAACTTCGGGCGTGTCGTGTCGGCCGTGTTTCCGGTGCTCGTCGGGCACATGGGCAATTCGATGCCGCTCGGACAGGCGCTCGGCATCGACGCGGGTATTGCGTATGGACTCGTCGTCGTAGCAGCGTTGCTGCTGCCTGAAACACGAGGCCGCCGCATTGCAACGGCGCCCGCTCAAGCCTCGTCCTGA